From the genome of Manduca sexta isolate Smith_Timp_Sample1 chromosome 14, JHU_Msex_v1.0, whole genome shotgun sequence, one region includes:
- the LOC115442804 gene encoding calmodulin-binding transcription activator 2: MLLYSRKKVRYRRDGYCWKKRKDGKTTREDHMKLKVQGTECIYGCYVHSAILPTFHRRCYWLLQNPDIVLVHYLNVPYPDDNKLATVAPSLALWADKKEWTKDELVSQLKPMFFSEDEPDINSDLEISGKMFQTAETVEAIVGQLMEKQRAARAAALARQLECGCPDSTCQDSRTCAHPLRRNQAVKPPASDHHVSSTTGPSPRPVSHPPRQYTRDHRPTPQPASPLLLSLGQIQGGGGLLILNGTSNTTQQHSSLVSPLSVTSFVCEEPRDRYRQQYKPTFVLKREVPDQPTSCIRNTESFEIEPPDDKSELIFDRKIKLEPRSRTQVVASAPSTPSRYPDLIDRVENKVLTDNCDDTLVLLGTDSNLGSSGFFDETLELSHEDIQKTLSANMPTCDLDRNGVRSTDTANVMVSGIDTMDFIESCEAVASPTQVVDDNVFVNLDAFDMLGDFPELEVLDPSTISTNPVGLCGKSSPAEEGSEKMQMDCGSEGALNITDYSPEWAYPEGGAKVLVAGPWAETSDQYTVLFDNFPVPSVLVQNGLLRCYCPAHEAGLAALQVARGGRVVSDTVVFEYKAGPTPTPTSPASAPLPSLDFIRFSLLQRLQRLHGRLQLKNEPMEENNQIEDVQLYSNAKFEERLVSFCKTLSNRSSGTSEGFTTEPGEDNSTILHLAAALGYTKLTTVLLRWRQDDNSLALEKEVNLVARDGDNCTPLMVASAAGHTETAVALARWGAGTGAEAGARRAASCARRAGHGRLAAALDRIHPPRHSNSGDGVFLRPHSLSQKGRAGSLESNLVKRPSIDSGINMADAFRSSPAMDKNDSNSSARWERSMSLPLDSDTSEDSLGDSKTGRRMDLALWEQDDRVFTLAEQIIAAMPERIKNESSSLLSGCGLDGGGSGGEDTLMVPLLDDATTFNTEFSFEFCDNTYRYCGGSTPCSSGSVSPGSALSPPPPSPHAALANPAHCTTPSATLQEFLHTTTHFSNLTLNDREQRELYSAAITIQKAYRQYRGRQLQRRAAAAAITIQNCYRRYKQFAYLKQMHAAATVIQRGYRSMRARRMAATTVKRTYSQRRQNQAARKIQQFMRQSKIKLQNARAESGRAVRLSQDVRRNSLQRITNTPPTANRIVDYLAPESPMNADEDLLLELLFKM; this comes from the exons AACCCCGACATCGTGTTGGTGCATTATCTGAACGTCCCGTACCCTGATGACAACAAGCTGGCGACAGTCGCGCCGAGCCTCGCGCTCTGGGCTGACAAGAAGGAATGGACAAAAGATGAGCTCGTCAGCCAGCTGAAGCCTATGT tcTTCAGCGAAGACGAACCGGATATCAACAGCGATTTGGAGATATCG GGCAAAATGTTTCAGACGGCAGAAACAGTGGAGGCGATTGTAGGCCAGCTTATGGAGAAACAGCGAGCCGCCAGGGCCGCAGCGTTGGCAAGACAGTTGGAATGTGGATGCCCTGACTCTACCTGCCAGGACTCCAGGACTTGCGCGCATCCTCTGCGACGCAACCAGGCAGTGAAACCCCCGGCCTCGGATCATCATGTATCATCTACGACGGGACCGTCTCCAAGACCAGTATCCCATCCCCCTCGGCAGTACACCAGAGATCACAGACCTACTCCTCAACCAGCATCTCCGTTACTTCTATCCCTGGGTCAGATCCAGGGAGGCGGTGGCCTTTTAATCCTGAATGGGACGAGTAACACTACTCAACAACACTCTTCCTTAGTTTCTCCCTTATCTGTCACGTCTTTCGTCTGCGAAGAGCCAAGAGATAGGTACAGACAGCAATATAAACCGACTTTTGTGCTAAAAAGAGAAGTGCCGGACCAACCAACGTCCTGCATTCGGAATACCGAATCTTTCGAAATAGAACCACCAGATGATAAATCAGAATTGATATTCGATAGGAAGATAAAACTGGAGCCAAGGAGTCGAACCCAGGTGGTAGCTAGTGCCCCATCGACCCCCTCCAGATATCCAGATTTAATTGACCGAGTAGAAAATAAGGTTTTAACAGACAACTGTGATGATACTTTAGTGTTGCTAGGAACTGATAGTAATTTAGGTTCCAGCGGCTTTTTCGATGAAACTCTGGAGTTATCGCATGAGGATATCCAGAAAACATTATCAGCTAATATGCCAACGTGTGATTTAGATAGAAATGGCGTGCGATCTACGGATACTGCGAATGTGATGGTATCGGGTATAGATACGATGGACTTTATAGAGAGTTGTGAAGCTGTAGCGTCTCCAACTCAAGTTGTGGATGATAATGTATTTGTTAATTTAGACGCCTTTGATATGTTGGGTGATTTTCCGGAACTAGAAGTTTTGGATCCTAGTACAATATCTACCAATCCTGTG GGATTATGCGGCAAATCTTCACCAGCCGAAGAAGGAAGCGAGAAGATGCAAATGGACTGTGGAAGCGAGGGTGCTCTGAATATCACCGACTATTCTCCAGAATGGGCCTACCCTGAAGGTGGTGCAAAGGTCTTGGTGGCTGGACCTTGGGCGGAGACCTCTGATCAATACACAGTGCTATTCGATAACTTCCCCGTCCCATCGGTGCTGGTGCAGAACGGGCTTTTGAGGTGTTATTGCCCTG CCCACGAAGCTGGTCTGGCTGCATTACAAGTTGCTCGAGGTGGTCGCGTGGTCTCAGACACTGTGGTGTTCGAGTATAAAGCTGGTCCCACACCAACGCCCACGTCTCCCGCATCAGCGCCACTACCGTCGCTGGACTTCATCAGATTCTCGCTGTTGCAACGGTTGCAGCGGTTACATGGTAGATTACAACTAAAGAATGAACCgatggaagaaaataatcag ATTGAAGACGTCCAACTGTACTCCAATGCGAAATTCGAAGAGCGCCTAGTCTCATTTTGCAAAACCCTCAGCAACCGTTCATCAGGAACTTCCGAGGGTTTCACCACAGAGCCTGGGGAAGACAACTCCACTATCCTTCACTTGGCTGCCGCGTTAGGATATACCAAGCTCACAACAGTGTTATTGAGATGGAGGCAGGATGACAACAGTCTTGCGCTGGAGAAGGAAGTCAACCTGGTGGCGAGAGATGGTGATAATTGCACGCCTTTG ATGGTGGCGAGTGCAGCGGGCCACACAGAGACTGCAGTGGCCCTGGCGCGGTGGGGCGCCGGCACGGGCGCGGAGGCGGGCGCGCGCCGGGCTGCGTCGTGCGCGCGCCGCGCTGGACACGGCCGactcgccgccgcgctcgaccgCATCCACCCGCCGCGCCATAGTAACTCGGGGGATGGTGTGTTCCTGAGACCGCATAG CTTATCACAAAAAGGCCGCGCCGGCAGCCTGGAGAGCAACCTGGTGAAGAGACCATCCATAGATAGCGGAATCAACATGGCCGATGCTTTCAGGTCCAGCCCCGCCATGGACAAAAACGACAGCAACTCTTCGGCCAG ATGGGAAAGAAGTATGTCATTGCCCTTAGATTCGGACACGTCGGAAGACAGTCTTGGAGATTCGAAAACCGGCCGACGCATGGACCTAGCTCTTT GGGAGCAGGATGACAGGGTGTTCACGCTGGCCGAACAAATCATAGCGGCCATGCCAGAAAGAATAAAG AACGAGAGTTCCTCCTTGCTGTCTGGTTGCGGCTTAGACGGCGGCGGCAGTGGGGGGGAAGATACCCTTATGGTCCCTTTGCTTGACGATGCCACCACTTTCAACACCGAGTTCAGTTTTGAGTTTTGTGATAATACCTACAG ATACTGCGGCGGTTCCACGCCTTGTTCTTCAGGCTCGGTGTCGCCCGGGTCTGCGTTGTCTCCACCTCCTCCGTCACCGCACGCCGCTCTTGCCAACCCGGCCCACTGCACCACCCCCTCAGCGACGCTGCAAGAGTTTCTCCATACCACTACACATTTTTCTAATTTGACTTTGAACG ATCGCGAACAGCGCGAGTTGTACTCGGCGGCGATAACAATTCAGAAGGCTTACCGTCAGTATCGCGGCCGACAGCTGCAGCGACGGGCTGCGGCCGCCGCCATTACCATACAGAACTGCTACAGGCGATACAAGCAG TTCGCGTACCTGAAGCAGATGCACGCGGCGGCGACCGTGATCCAACGCGGGTACCGCTCCATGCGAGCGCGCAGGATGGCCGCCACCACCGTCAA GAGGACTTACTCCCAAAGGCGACAGAATCAAGCAGCGAGGAAAATACAACAGTTTATGAGGCAGTCGAAGAtcaa GTTACAGAACGCACGAGCAGAAAGCGGGAGGGCGGTCCGGCTGTCCCAGGATGTCCGCCGAAACTCGTTGCAGCGCATCACCAATACGCCGCCCACGGCCAATAG GATCGTTGATTACTTAGCACCAGAATCGCCAATGAACGCCGATGAAGATCTGCTACTTGAGCTTTTGTTTAAAATGTGA